TCATCCAGCGTTCCCCTGAATCTGAGAACCTCTATTGTGTGCCGGCGACATTGGACTTGGCGGGCTCCGAGATTGAGCTGGTCTCGCTCCTGAACCGTGAGCGCCGACTTCTCGATGCAGTTCCAGATCAGTACTTGATCGACAATGGCTTCGACTTTCTCATTATTGACTGCCCGCCTTCGCTTGGTCTGTTGACGCTGAATTCGATGACCGCCGCCAACGAGGTGTTGATACCGATTCAGTGTGAGTTTTACGCCTTGGAGGGTGTGACACAGCTGATGAATAACGTGCAGATGATTCGTCAGCATCTCAATCCGGAGCTGCATATTTCTGCTGTGCTGCTCACTATGTTCGATGGCCGCACCAAACTGTCAGAAGAAGTTGCCAATGAGGTACGTAACTACTTCGGCGAGGTTGTTCTACGTAATCTCATCCCTCGATCCGTGAAGGTATCGGAGGCGCCGGGATATTCGCAGACCGTAATTTCCTACGATCCAGGGTCTCGGGGCGCAGTTGCTTATCTTGATGCTGCAAAGGAATTGGCAACGCGTGGCGACTATTCAGCAGTTCCGGGGGGAAGTGCGATTGGGCAAAAGCCAGCTTCCTCCCCTACCCCGTCCAATTCCACTGAGCCAAATTAAAGCAACTAGGAGTAGTAACCCATGTCGAATCAAAAGAAGGAGAACCGCAAGGGAGGGCTCGGTCGCGGTATCGCCGCACTGATCCCAACTGCTCCGGCGGCTAACCCGTCGGTAGGTGAAAGTGCCGCGGATATTATTTTCGGTCCCCGCCGTACCCAGGGGGCGAAGCAGTATGGCAGTAGCGGAGTTGCCGACGTATTGGGCGCGGCCGCGACGGAATCCGGCACCTCGTTGCCTGAGAGGAAAAACGCCGGAAAATCCACAAAATCCGGGCAAAGCGAGCCGCATACTAATGAGGCGAATAAACGTCACAGTGACGATAACGCTATTGGTAAGTCTAGCAATGTTTCACGTGAAACAATGCCCTCGACGACGTCGGGAGTAGCGGACTACAGTGGCGCCGAGGCTGCTGATGTTGACACTACGGCCGCAAACGAGTTTGGCGCGACCTATCGCGAGGTCGATTTGAAGCTCATCACGCCGAACCCGAAGCAGCCACGAGAGGTCTTCGATGAAGAGCCCTTGAATGAGCTTGCTCACTCTATTCGTGAGTTCGGTCTATTGCAGCCGATTATCGTACGACCAATCTCAACGGATAATCGTGCGGCAGCGCTCGAGGCAGCGCGCAA
The nucleotide sequence above comes from Corynebacterium amycolatum. Encoded proteins:
- a CDS encoding ParA family protein, yielding MSRKSWQDTPIAVAAQRAAQVKAPNRLSLPRPERPRRITIANQKGGVGKTTSAVNIASALARHGLKVLVIDNDPQGNASTALGIEHVSGTPSTYELLIGELQIDDVIQRSPESENLYCVPATLDLAGSEIELVSLLNRERRLLDAVPDQYLIDNGFDFLIIDCPPSLGLLTLNSMTAANEVLIPIQCEFYALEGVTQLMNNVQMIRQHLNPELHISAVLLTMFDGRTKLSEEVANEVRNYFGEVVLRNLIPRSVKVSEAPGYSQTVISYDPGSRGAVAYLDAAKELATRGDYSAVPGGSAIGQKPASSPTPSNSTEPN